The sequence AGTGAGCATGCTGCTGTTTGGCTGGAACAGATGTTAAGACAAGGAAGCAACCGTTTTAACAGGAAGGCAAGCCTGATAGATATCGACCGTTACATCGTCAGTGCATTTACGCGTATGCGATTTTGCTATGGTGACCACAGACTTGATTTTGACCAAAAAGGTCCGCCAACAGATGAACTGCGAGAACAAGAGTTAAAACCCTGGTTTGAATGTGATTATCGTAAAGATATCCATCTTCGTATCATTATGGGGCACTGGTCCGCTTTGGGATTTTATGAAGATGAACATGTTCTGGCCCTGGATACAGGATGTGTATGGGGAGGAAAACTCACGGCTGCACGTATTGACAGTGATGAAGTGGAGATCGTCTCTGTGGAATGCGTAAAGAAAGATGAAAGTAAAGGAGAAGAACCTACTTCAGCAGATGCCCCACAAATGTAAATATATTTATCTTTCATTTCATTATAAAACATCCTATTATAGCACATTTTATAAGCTTCTGCACTTCTAATGCAAAACATAGTATATTCGTAGGTATTAAAAAAGAAGGATAATAAGGGAAAGTGGAGAATTTTTCATTTAGTATTATCAAATTGGAATACTACGCCTTTTTCATAATCCTCAACGAGCGTTTTAAAACATGAAGCTATTCCCTTCATTGTTTCTATATTAGGCTCAATATAAATTTTATTTTTGCTCTTTGTCATAGTGATGATCTGTGCATCTTTCAGCTCTTTAAGATGACGAGATATCGTAGGCAGTGCAAAATCAAATTGTTCGGCAATACTTGTAACACATGTAGCTTGAGCGATCATATCATCTTTGGGTTGGCTATCATCAATAGAACAGGCATAGCCACCCGTAAAAATGTTTTTAAATATTTTGAATCTTGTCTCGTTCCCCAGTGCTTTGAAAATCTTGATCTTATCTTCCATATTCAACATTATTTTATCCAACGTAATTTTTACATGATTATAACAAAATAAGATTATTTAGCAATTTAGACAACTAACTTTATTTTAAGTATCTAGTTTATACAATTATGGCGAATTTAGCAAATATGCTAAATAGATAAATATAAGGAAAATCAATGAAAAAACTCATCATACTTTTACTTATGACATTAGGACTCAATGCATCTGAAATCACTTGGTTTGAAAGTTATACAAAAGCAGCAGCA is a genomic window of Sulfurovum sp. XGS-02 containing:
- a CDS encoding symmetrical bis(5'-nucleosyl)-tetraphosphatase, which gives rise to MAVWAIGDIQGCYRSFRALLEKIQFDVTQDKLWIAGDLVNRGEGSLETLEYLYSIKENVEIVLGNHDITLIAAYYGIKKSNPTIDPILGSPEAKKLIDWLRGQKLLHVDYQLGYCMAHAGISPEFDLGMAMRYAKRVEEKLQSEHAAVWLEQMLRQGSNRFNRKASLIDIDRYIVSAFTRMRFCYGDHRLDFDQKGPPTDELREQELKPWFECDYRKDIHLRIIMGHWSALGFYEDEHVLALDTGCVWGGKLTAARIDSDEVEIVSVECVKKDESKGEEPTSADAPQM
- a CDS encoding helix-turn-helix transcriptional regulator, translating into MLNMEDKIKIFKALGNETRFKIFKNIFTGGYACSIDDSQPKDDMIAQATCVTSIAEQFDFALPTISRHLKELKDAQIITMTKSKNKIYIEPNIETMKGIASCFKTLVEDYEKGVVFQFDNTK